Proteins from a genomic interval of Patescibacteria group bacterium:
- the rpoA gene encoding DNA-directed RNA polymerase subunit alpha, whose protein sequence is MELIPLPTKLEYTPGSKPNETILTIEPLYPGYGITLGIAMRRVLLSSLEGGAIVAVKIKGVTHEFSTLPYVKEDVVDLILNLKQLRFKVHTDETVKLTLKAKGEKQVTAADIEPTQDVEIANPGDAICSLTNKNAQLEMDLFVRKGRGYLPTEAREKEKEDIGTITVDAIFTPIRNVGVRVENVRVGQMTTYNKIVLAIETDGSISAEDAVKQAASVLVEQFQFLLGKQEEAASEEGGENVEEQPEFSDLSENHADEEVVSSEEEIKEPKKRGRPRKGL, encoded by the coding sequence ATGGAGCTTATTCCTTTACCAACCAAGCTTGAATATACTCCCGGGAGTAAACCCAACGAGACTATTCTTACCATTGAACCGCTCTATCCGGGGTATGGCATTACACTTGGTATTGCAATGCGCCGCGTTCTTCTTTCATCGCTTGAAGGGGGCGCTATTGTTGCCGTTAAAATTAAGGGTGTAACGCACGAATTTTCAACATTACCGTATGTTAAGGAGGATGTTGTAGATCTTATCCTCAATCTGAAACAATTGCGTTTTAAGGTGCATACCGATGAAACAGTAAAGCTAACGCTTAAAGCAAAAGGCGAAAAACAAGTGACTGCCGCAGATATTGAACCAACGCAAGACGTAGAAATTGCGAATCCCGGCGACGCTATCTGTTCACTAACAAATAAAAACGCTCAGCTTGAAATGGATTTGTTCGTGCGCAAGGGCCGCGGTTATTTGCCGACTGAAGCGCGTGAAAAAGAAAAGGAAGACATTGGCACTATTACCGTTGATGCGATTTTTACGCCCATTCGAAATGTCGGAGTGCGTGTGGAAAATGTCCGTGTGGGTCAGATGACGACCTATAATAAAATAGTCCTTGCGATCGAAACAGATGGCAGTATCAGTGCCGAAGATGCCGTGAAGCAAGCTGCTTCCGTACTTGTTGAACAATTTCAATTCTTACTTGGCAAACAAGAAGAAGCGGCATCAGAAGAAGGTGGTGAGAATGTCGAAGAACAGCCTGAATTTTCTGATCTTTCCGAGAATCATGCAGATGAGGAAGTTGTTAGTTCTGAAGAAGAAATTAAAGAACCAAAAAAAAGAGGCCGTCCCCGCAAAGGTCTCTAA
- a CDS encoding type II toxin-antitoxin system HicB family antitoxin: MNYDTSLRYTAYFQPTEEGGYVVTVPALPGCVSQGNTFEEARANIADAINGYLRILAEDGDEIPIEKEYVAAHVSVVSPKTFE; this comes from the coding sequence ATGAATTACGATACATCGTTACGCTATACAGCCTATTTTCAACCCACTGAAGAAGGAGGATATGTTGTAACTGTTCCCGCTCTTCCCGGGTGTGTAAGTCAGGGTAATACATTTGAAGAAGCAAGGGCAAATATAGCAGATGCAATCAATGGATATTTACGCATACTTGCAGAAGACGGGGATGAAATTCCGATTGAAAAAGAATACGTTGCTGCGCATGTGAGTGTTGTTTCGCCAAAGACATTTGAATAG
- a CDS encoding HIT domain-containing protein → MSCRFCTIINDETEHIVAYREHCFVLLSNPRLVPGHLLIIPRRHVEKPSELNQEERTNFFDTALEFQDYILGYVASGCDMRQHCKPFLPESLLKVNHVHAHLLPREFQDELYLQSQKDDEHFTELSEKEREHFLILFRDKKRGA, encoded by the coding sequence ATGTCGTGTCGGTTTTGCACAATCATCAATGATGAAACAGAACATATTGTTGCGTATCGCGAACATTGTTTTGTGCTGCTGAGTAATCCTCGTCTTGTGCCTGGACATCTTCTGATTATTCCTCGCCGCCACGTTGAAAAGCCATCGGAGCTTAACCAAGAAGAGCGAACAAATTTTTTTGATACAGCACTTGAGTTTCAAGATTATATTCTTGGCTATGTGGCATCGGGATGCGACATGCGTCAGCACTGCAAACCTTTTTTACCGGAATCACTACTGAAAGTAAATCACGTACATGCCCACCTGCTTCCAAGAGAATTTCAAGACGAACTCTATCTCCAATCACAAAAAGATGATGAACATTTTACTGAATTGAGTGAAAAAGAGCGAGAACATTTTCTGATACTGTTTCGGGATAAGAAGCGGGGCGCGTGA
- the rpsM gene encoding 30S ribosomal protein S13, translated as MALRIAGYVLPQQKKIEYALPYLYGIGLTSARKVLQTVGVDGQKRTKDLTESECNKLREYIEKHFRVEGDLRREVQTNIKHHKEIGDYRGSRHSKKLPVHGQRTKTNSRTVRGNKRVTMMSGKRIATKT; from the coding sequence ATGGCATTACGTATTGCAGGCTATGTCCTGCCTCAGCAGAAAAAAATAGAGTATGCATTGCCGTATTTGTACGGCATAGGCTTGACATCCGCACGCAAGGTGCTTCAGACTGTTGGTGTAGATGGACAAAAACGCACCAAAGACCTCACCGAAAGCGAATGCAACAAATTGCGAGAATATATCGAGAAACATTTCCGTGTTGAAGGCGATTTGCGGAGAGAAGTCCAGACAAATATCAAACACCACAAAGAAATCGGCGATTATCGCGGCAGCAGGCATAGTAAAAAATTGCCTGTTCACGGCCAGAGGACAAAAACAAATTCCCGAACCGTTCGCGGCAATAAGCGAGTGACTATGATGTCGGGTAAACGTATCGCAACCAAAACATAA
- a CDS encoding DUF87 domain-containing protein has translation MTDITPVGIANFRNHNRRFGIKTDDRRRHMYIIGKTGMGKSTTLENMIIEDIRMGRGVGVVDPHGELAETILRYIPSNRVNDVVYINPGDMDYPVAFNILETVDERHKHLVASGLMGVFKKIWPDVWSPRMEYILNNTLLALLDYPGSTMLGVNRMLADKPYRLKVIEKIKDPIVKAFWVSEFAKYNEKFATEAIAPIQNKVGQFLSASIIRNIVGQVKSTINIRDIMDEGKILILNLSKGRIGEDNSRLLGGMLITKIQLSAMERVDVPEEDRRDFFLYVDEFQNYATESFANILSEARKYHLSLIMAHQYIEQLDETVRAAVFGNVGTIITFRVGAGDAEFLVKEFTPRFIEEDLVNLPKHAFYIKLMIDGLVSDPFSSNGLPPFPKEDITGNEEKVIRVSRERYAKKRELVEEKITRWTESMQEEDRKREEQQGERMTSRDRFDRGSDRRDRPPMRSRPPRRDDRRDDRRDDQFQDRPRAPQGMTHPPSPRKIQPAPSQPPISLTDLAAKKPTSFTGPKKAQ, from the coding sequence ATGACAGACATTACACCGGTTGGCATTGCAAATTTCAGAAACCACAATCGGCGGTTCGGTATTAAAACCGACGATCGCCGGCGCCACATGTATATTATCGGTAAAACCGGCATGGGCAAATCAACCACGCTCGAGAATATGATCATAGAAGATATTCGCATGGGCAGGGGAGTTGGCGTTGTTGATCCTCATGGGGAGCTTGCTGAAACGATCCTTCGGTACATTCCTTCAAACCGCGTTAACGATGTTGTGTATATCAATCCCGGGGATATGGACTATCCGGTCGCGTTTAATATTTTGGAAACTGTTGACGAGCGGCATAAGCATTTGGTCGCATCCGGGCTCATGGGGGTATTCAAAAAAATCTGGCCAGATGTGTGGAGCCCTCGTATGGAATATATTCTTAACAATACCCTTCTCGCTCTCTTGGATTATCCGGGAAGCACCATGCTTGGCGTGAATCGCATGTTGGCGGATAAGCCCTATCGGCTTAAAGTTATTGAAAAGATAAAAGACCCTATCGTCAAGGCATTTTGGGTGAGCGAATTTGCAAAGTATAACGAAAAATTTGCGACAGAAGCCATTGCTCCTATTCAAAATAAGGTAGGGCAGTTTTTATCTGCTTCTATTATTCGCAATATTGTGGGTCAGGTGAAGTCGACTATCAATATTCGCGACATTATGGATGAAGGAAAGATTTTGATCCTCAATCTTTCCAAGGGAAGAATCGGCGAGGACAACAGCCGCCTGCTAGGGGGTATGCTGATTACCAAAATTCAGCTTTCAGCCATGGAGCGCGTAGATGTGCCCGAAGAAGACCGCCGCGATTTTTTCCTCTATGTTGATGAATTTCAAAACTATGCTACGGAAAGTTTTGCGAATATTTTATCTGAGGCGCGAAAATACCACTTGAGCTTGATTATGGCGCACCAATATATTGAGCAACTTGACGAAACTGTTCGTGCTGCCGTGTTTGGCAACGTCGGAACTATTATTACATTCCGTGTCGGTGCCGGAGATGCGGAATTTTTAGTGAAAGAATTCACGCCGCGTTTTATTGAAGAAGATTTGGTGAATTTACCCAAGCATGCCTTCTATATCAAACTTATGATCGATGGATTGGTATCCGATCCATTTTCATCAAACGGATTGCCGCCGTTTCCCAAAGAAGATATTACAGGCAACGAGGAAAAGGTCATTCGTGTTTCGCGCGAACGCTATGCAAAGAAACGCGAGCTTGTGGAAGAAAAAATCACACGGTGGACAGAGAGTATGCAGGAAGAAGATCGCAAACGCGAAGAACAGCAAGGAGAACGGATGACATCGCGGGATCGTTTTGACCGCGGTTCAGATAGACGTGACAGACCGCCGATGCGTTCGCGTCCTCCGCGTAGAGACGATCGTAGAGACGATCGCAGAGATGACCAATTTCAAGATCGTCCGCGCGCTCCCCAAGGAATGACGCATCCTCCTAGTCCAAGAAAAATACAACCAGCTCCAAGTCAGCCACCAATTTCTTTGACAGATTTAGCTGCAAAAAAACCAACGTCGTTTACAGGGCCAAAAAAAGCGCAGTAA
- the rpsD gene encoding 30S ribosomal protein S4 — protein sequence MSRILDKCRLCRRAGTKLYLKGDRCYTPKCAIVKRNYAPGMISTKKKGKSRLTPYGIQLREKQKARFYYGITEKQMSNYFNRASRSLGNSGEIFMQLLETRLDNVVYRLGWASSHQKARQLVNHGHIIVDGKKVTIPSYRVKAGQSIGVRQASQPGKMFQEVMPVLEKVQVPGWIHSEKKSLEGKVVGMPTLTEVNPLYDVRLITEYYSR from the coding sequence ATGTCACGCATACTTGATAAATGCAGATTATGTCGCCGAGCAGGAACAAAGCTCTACTTGAAGGGTGATCGTTGCTATACCCCCAAGTGCGCTATTGTAAAGCGAAATTATGCCCCAGGCATGATTAGCACCAAAAAGAAGGGAAAATCCCGCTTAACGCCATACGGCATTCAGCTCCGAGAAAAGCAAAAGGCACGATTCTACTATGGCATTACCGAAAAGCAAATGAGCAATTATTTTAATCGCGCAAGCCGTTCATTGGGCAATTCCGGAGAAATTTTTATGCAGCTGTTAGAAACGCGCTTGGATAATGTTGTGTATCGCTTGGGATGGGCGAGCTCGCATCAAAAAGCGCGCCAACTTGTGAATCACGGCCACATTATCGTAGATGGTAAGAAAGTCACCATTCCATCTTATCGCGTAAAAGCAGGACAATCGATCGGTGTCAGACAGGCATCTCAACCGGGCAAAATGTTCCAAGAGGTGATGCCTGTGCTCGAAAAAGTGCAAGTGCCAGGGTGGATCCATTCGGAGAAGAAGTCTCTTGAGGGAAAAGTTGTCGGTATGCCGACACTTACTGAAGTGAACCCACTCTACGATGTCCGTCTTATTACAGAATATTATTCACGTTAA
- a CDS encoding thymidine kinase has protein sequence MGTIEVIAGCMFSGKSEELIRRLKRCMISRKKVLVFKHTIDERWNRSEELVSRNGASLTAIRTHEPSYILARSEEMDIVGIDEAHFYDKSLIGVIEALRQNSISVIITGLDMDFRGEPFGIVPQLMAIADRVDKLDAVCMLCGERATQSQRLVDGKPAQYGSEQLVVGDEEYQARCRKCHEVPGREQLRLIAEQY, from the coding sequence ATGGGAACAATAGAAGTGATTGCAGGCTGCATGTTTTCCGGGAAAAGCGAAGAGCTGATTAGGCGCTTGAAACGCTGCATGATCTCCCGCAAAAAAGTGCTTGTATTCAAACATACCATAGATGAGCGATGGAACAGAAGCGAAGAATTGGTTAGCAGGAATGGTGCATCGTTGACAGCAATTCGTACTCATGAACCATCATATATACTTGCACGTTCAGAAGAAATGGATATTGTCGGCATCGATGAAGCACATTTCTATGACAAATCGCTTATTGGTGTCATTGAAGCGCTTCGCCAAAATAGCATTTCGGTAATTATTACAGGTCTTGATATGGATTTTCGCGGTGAGCCATTCGGTATTGTACCGCAGCTCATGGCGATTGCAGACCGAGTAGATAAGCTTGATGCTGTGTGTATGCTATGTGGAGAGCGTGCAACGCAATCCCAGCGGCTTGTTGATGGAAAACCGGCGCAGTATGGGAGTGAACAGCTTGTTGTGGGAGATGAGGAATACCAGGCACGCTGCCGCAAATGCCACGAAGTTCCCGGCAGAGAGCAGCTGCGGTTAATTGCCGAGCAGTATTGA
- a CDS encoding alanine--tRNA ligase-related protein codes for MTSNEIRKAFTEFFNESGHTIVPSSSLIPDDPSVLLTTAGMQQFKKYYTGEADAQADFGSLNTVSIQKSFRTSDIDEVGDESHLTFFEMLGNFSFGGYFKKEAIVFAHEFITNVMRLTISYVTIFEGSAHVPKDEESRALWQELGVADIREEGMDDVFWGPTGSSGPCGPTTEVYCTNAQGKDIEIWNIVFNQFLCSGSREELASGTAQLSQLETPGIDTGMGLERLAMISQQTQTIFETDLFAPLMELIPSSLDERTRRIAADHCRAVVFLLCDGVRPSNKERGYILRRLMRRVIVHEHQSREALFNALHVLLKVVDLYAPWYGELAKAIVQEEFSKEKEKFLKTLKSGLKELNKLEIIDAVTAFKLYESYGLPYEIIKEIGGPKAAHLTRDCFDAAFKKHQEISRAGLEKKFGGHGLLLDTGELKASDERELHIVTRLHTATHLLHKALRDVLGSDVHQQGSDITVERTRFDFTFGRKLTPQELERIESIVNDAVRQDLSVQFVELPIDQARATGALHFFKEKYPDRVKVYYVGPTLEQAFSKEFCGGPHVAQTGEIGHITIVKEEACSAGVRRIRAVVDVQ; via the coding sequence ATGACTTCAAACGAAATACGAAAAGCATTCACAGAATTTTTTAACGAGAGTGGGCATACAATTGTGCCTTCTTCGTCATTGATACCGGATGACCCATCGGTGCTTTTGACGACAGCCGGCATGCAGCAGTTTAAAAAGTATTATACCGGCGAAGCGGATGCGCAAGCTGATTTCGGCTCGCTGAATACCGTTTCGATTCAAAAAAGCTTCCGCACATCAGATATCGACGAAGTGGGGGATGAGTCCCATCTCACGTTTTTCGAAATGCTCGGTAATTTTTCGTTCGGCGGGTATTTCAAAAAAGAGGCAATTGTTTTTGCGCATGAGTTTATAACAAACGTGATGAGATTAACAATTTCATATGTAACCATCTTTGAGGGAAGCGCACATGTGCCCAAAGACGAGGAATCTCGGGCGCTTTGGCAGGAACTTGGCGTTGCAGACATCCGGGAAGAGGGAATGGATGATGTATTTTGGGGTCCGACAGGATCTTCGGGTCCCTGTGGGCCGACAACGGAAGTCTACTGCACCAATGCCCAAGGGAAGGATATTGAAATATGGAATATCGTATTCAATCAGTTCTTGTGCAGCGGTTCTCGGGAGGAGCTTGCTTCCGGCACAGCGCAACTATCGCAGCTCGAAACGCCAGGCATTGATACCGGGATGGGCCTTGAGCGTCTTGCCATGATTTCCCAACAAACACAGACTATTTTTGAGACAGATTTATTTGCGCCGCTTATGGAGCTTATACCGAGCAGTCTTGATGAGAGAACGCGGCGGATTGCCGCTGATCATTGCCGTGCGGTTGTTTTTCTCTTGTGCGATGGAGTTCGTCCGTCCAATAAGGAGCGTGGATATATCTTACGCCGCTTGATGCGCAGAGTTATAGTGCACGAGCATCAATCTCGCGAAGCTCTTTTTAACGCCCTCCATGTTCTGTTGAAGGTTGTTGATCTCTATGCTCCGTGGTACGGAGAACTTGCAAAAGCAATCGTACAAGAAGAATTTTCCAAGGAAAAAGAAAAGTTTCTCAAAACATTAAAGTCAGGCCTTAAAGAATTGAACAAGCTAGAAATAATAGATGCTGTTACAGCATTTAAACTCTATGAAAGCTATGGCTTGCCGTATGAAATTATCAAAGAAATCGGCGGTCCTAAGGCGGCCCACCTTACTCGAGATTGTTTTGATGCGGCATTCAAGAAACACCAAGAGATTTCTCGGGCAGGGCTTGAAAAGAAGTTTGGGGGGCACGGCCTTCTTCTTGATACCGGTGAATTGAAAGCGTCGGATGAGCGTGAACTGCACATTGTTACCCGTCTTCACACGGCTACCCACCTCCTACACAAGGCATTGCGCGATGTATTAGGTTCCGATGTCCATCAGCAAGGGTCCGATATTACCGTTGAGCGGACTCGCTTTGATTTCACCTTTGGACGAAAGCTCACACCGCAAGAACTAGAGCGTATTGAGAGTATTGTGAATGATGCCGTGCGCCAAGATTTATCCGTACAGTTTGTTGAATTACCCATAGACCAAGCAAGGGCGACAGGCGCACTGCATTTTTTTAAAGAAAAATATCCGGATCGCGTGAAGGTGTACTATGTCGGCCCCACACTTGAACAAGCGTTTTCAAAGGAGTTCTGTGGCGGGCCCCATGTGGCACAAACGGGAGAAATTGGACATATAACCATTGTCAAAGAAGAGGCGTGCAGTGCCGGTGTGCGGCGCATCCGGGCTGTTGTTGATGTACAATAA
- a CDS encoding type II toxin-antitoxin system HicA family toxin produces MPQVKPLECIRALERLGFVVRHQSGSHVILRHQKTGKITSVPHHSGDLKRPLLMAIIKQSGFSQEEFLNVL; encoded by the coding sequence ATGCCGCAAGTCAAACCTCTTGAATGTATCCGAGCGCTTGAAAGGCTTGGATTTGTTGTGCGCCATCAGTCTGGCAGTCATGTAATCTTACGTCATCAAAAGACTGGAAAAATTACTTCAGTTCCCCATCACTCTGGCGATTTGAAACGGCCATTATTGATGGCAATCATTAAGCAATCAGGATTTTCACAGGAAGAATTTTTAAATGTGTTATGA
- the rplQ gene encoding 50S ribosomal protein L17, with the protein MRHRSTKKTLDRKASARKALLRILASQLILYEKIQTTEAKAKALRPFVERLITHSRVGTLAARRYLMKYLTVENAVKKLLEDIGPRYKERPGGYTRIIKIGQRQGDAAHVARIELV; encoded by the coding sequence ATGCGTCACCGAAGCACCAAAAAAACACTCGATCGAAAAGCGTCAGCTCGCAAAGCGCTGTTGCGCATCCTGGCATCGCAGCTGATTCTGTATGAAAAGATTCAGACAACCGAGGCCAAGGCAAAAGCACTAAGGCCGTTTGTTGAACGGTTGATTACGCATAGTAGAGTCGGCACATTAGCTGCCAGGCGCTATCTCATGAAGTATTTAACTGTTGAAAATGCGGTTAAGAAATTATTGGAGGATATCGGTCCCCGCTACAAGGAGCGCCCGGGCGGATATACCCGCATAATAAAAATAGGCCAACGCCAGGGGGATGCTGCCCATGTTGCGCGCATCGAACTTGTCTAA
- the rpmJ gene encoding 50S ribosomal protein L36 has protein sequence MKVRSSVKKICLKCKTIRRNKRVMVICENPKHKQRQG, from the coding sequence ATGAAGGTCCGATCATCAGTAAAAAAAATTTGTTTGAAATGCAAAACCATCCGTAGAAACAAGCGTGTGATGGTGATTTGTGAAAATCCAAAACATAAACAGCGCCAAGGCTAA
- the infA gene encoding translation initiation factor IF-1, with amino-acid sequence MSETTAESKAFIEAEGEVIELLPAASFRVRLDNGHEILAHLSGKMRMHRIRLLPSDRVKVQMTPYDLTKGRVIFRF; translated from the coding sequence ATGAGCGAAACAACTGCCGAGAGCAAGGCGTTTATCGAAGCTGAAGGCGAGGTAATCGAACTATTGCCTGCCGCAAGCTTCCGCGTACGCCTTGACAATGGCCATGAAATATTGGCTCATTTGTCTGGTAAGATGCGCATGCATCGCATACGGTTGCTTCCGAGTGACAGAGTTAAAGTACAGATGACGCCCTACGACTTAACGAAGGGACGTGTTATTTTTCGCTTTTAA
- the rsmI gene encoding 16S rRNA (cytidine(1402)-2'-O)-methyltransferase, whose protein sequence is MHMKIYSIASPIGNLEDITFRAISILKTANFILCEDTRTTSKLLRHYGILTPTLSYHQHSKTAVIDKIIHMVQSGSVLALLTDAGTPGVSDPGNELIATLISHCGPGLEIIPIPGASAVSTLASVAGIPMNSFLFMGFPPHKKKRKSFFEKMARSEEPVVLFESPHRIIKTLLSIEAVLPTSYTIVGRELTKIHETIYRGIISDVRKKLEQEGPRGEFTVIVHQQQPGCAAHRHCTPLL, encoded by the coding sequence ATGCATATGAAAATATATAGTATTGCAAGCCCCATCGGAAACCTTGAGGATATAACATTTCGAGCCATATCAATCCTCAAAACGGCCAATTTCATCCTCTGTGAAGACACGCGAACGACAAGTAAACTTTTGCGTCATTATGGCATACTCACTCCAACTCTTTCTTATCACCAGCATAGTAAAACCGCTGTTATTGATAAGATTATCCACATGGTGCAGAGCGGGTCGGTGCTTGCGCTATTGACAGATGCGGGCACCCCAGGAGTATCTGATCCCGGCAACGAGCTCATAGCAACCCTTATCAGCCACTGCGGACCCGGCTTGGAAATCATTCCCATTCCCGGCGCATCCGCTGTGAGCACCCTTGCATCGGTTGCAGGTATTCCCATGAATTCATTTTTGTTCATGGGATTTCCGCCACACAAAAAGAAACGGAAATCATTTTTTGAAAAAATGGCACGAAGTGAAGAACCGGTCGTGCTCTTTGAATCACCGCATCGCATTATCAAAACTCTTCTGTCGATTGAAGCCGTACTTCCCACCTCCTATACAATCGTTGGCCGAGAGCTCACAAAAATTCATGAAACAATCTACCGCGGAATAATCTCTGATGTCAGAAAAAAGCTTGAACAGGAAGGCCCTCGAGGAGAATTCACTGTTATTGTACATCAACAACAGCCCGGATGCGCCGCACACCGGCACTGCACGCCTCTTCTTTGA
- the mnmA gene encoding tRNA 2-thiouridine(34) synthase MnmA, with protein sequence MPHKGKKVFVALSGGVDSAVAALLLKQQGFNVRAVFMREFDYVDIVPKSSALLSCAQEDDRLSAQAVAEHLSIPFEAWDFRKEYFDHVVQYLFDGYKKGITPNPDIMCNTHVKFGAFLKRARKEGAATIATGHYVIKKSTREGFQLHIAKDRNKDQSYFLYGLMQQQLNRSLFPLGNLLKSEVRDLAKKAKLPNWDRKDSQGICFVGKVAMKDFLKDAVRTKKGALLTCDGQQVGTHDGAEYYTIGQRHGLGFGGGADAYYVVGKDIKQNVVYVGHQNDSALYKKELICKAIHWIGAAPKLPCIVLARIRYRQPLQRCRVQIGSKRGTLHIVFFSKQRAVTSGQAIVFYRGSAMLGGGIITTTPAVDTFLR encoded by the coding sequence ATGCCGCATAAAGGAAAAAAAGTTTTCGTCGCTCTGTCGGGCGGAGTTGATTCTGCCGTAGCAGCGCTTTTACTAAAACAACAGGGATTTAACGTGCGTGCCGTATTTATGCGTGAGTTTGATTATGTAGATATAGTGCCAAAAAGTTCTGCATTGCTATCCTGTGCCCAAGAAGACGATCGGCTTTCAGCTCAGGCGGTTGCAGAGCACTTGAGTATCCCCTTTGAAGCGTGGGATTTTCGAAAAGAATATTTTGACCATGTCGTTCAGTATTTGTTTGACGGCTACAAAAAGGGCATAACGCCAAATCCGGATATCATGTGTAATACGCATGTAAAGTTTGGAGCTTTTTTGAAGCGTGCTCGAAAAGAAGGAGCAGCCACTATTGCTACCGGCCACTACGTTATAAAAAAGAGCACACGAGAAGGTTTCCAGCTTCATATCGCAAAAGACCGAAATAAAGATCAATCGTATTTTCTCTATGGACTCATGCAACAGCAGTTGAATCGAAGTCTGTTTCCTCTTGGAAATCTTCTCAAGTCTGAAGTGCGTGACCTCGCCAAAAAAGCAAAGCTGCCAAATTGGGATCGTAAAGACAGTCAGGGCATTTGTTTTGTAGGTAAGGTGGCAATGAAGGATTTTCTCAAAGATGCCGTCCGTACTAAGAAAGGGGCGCTTCTTACATGTGATGGCCAACAGGTGGGGACACACGATGGAGCAGAGTATTATACGATAGGGCAGCGGCATGGGCTTGGATTCGGCGGTGGAGCAGATGCCTATTATGTTGTTGGGAAAGATATTAAACAAAATGTCGTATATGTGGGACACCAGAATGACTCCGCGCTGTATAAAAAAGAGTTGATATGCAAGGCTATTCATTGGATTGGCGCAGCGCCGAAGCTGCCATGCATTGTGCTTGCACGCATTCGCTACCGTCAGCCATTGCAACGATGCAGAGTGCAGATCGGTAGTAAAAGGGGTACATTGCATATAGTATTCTTTTCCAAACAGCGCGCCGTGACTTCCGGACAGGCAATTGTGTTTTATAGGGGGAGTGCTATGCTGGGCGGAGGAATTATAACAACAACTCCTGCCGTTGACACATTTCTTCGTTGA
- the rplM gene encoding 50S ribosomal protein L13: MKKSVTKKPTLKERKTHTFDASGQVLGRLATRIATLLRGKHKVSYQPHIDGGDFVVVTNAKQVKITGLKLEQKKYYHYSGYPGGMKVKQLGHMMEKDPSDVLRRVVYQMLPPTRLRKGMINRLTIQS; encoded by the coding sequence ATGAAAAAAAGCGTAACAAAAAAACCAACTCTCAAAGAGAGAAAAACGCACACTTTTGATGCAAGCGGCCAAGTGCTTGGGCGGTTAGCCACACGCATTGCAACATTGCTGCGCGGCAAACACAAAGTGAGCTATCAGCCCCATATTGACGGCGGCGATTTTGTTGTTGTGACAAATGCTAAACAGGTAAAAATCACAGGTTTAAAACTGGAGCAAAAAAAATATTATCACTATTCCGGATATCCGGGAGGCATGAAAGTTAAACAGCTCGGTCACATGATGGAAAAAGACCCTTCCGATGTTCTGCGCCGTGTTGTGTATCAAATGCTTCCTCCCACACGTTTGCGGAAGGGCATGATAAATCGTCTCACTATCCAATCCTAA
- the rpsK gene encoding 30S ribosomal protein S11 produces MSDQTSQLFGDLGVESAPIEKVEKKEGSGVKKKSKKKVYRSIPVGAVHIKATFNNTIVTVTDAHGNVLGWASAGGCGFRGPKKATPYAASVIVKQVMERVKPYGLTDASVFVKGVGSGREAAVRALNANGINVIALKDVTPIPHNGCRAPRVRRV; encoded by the coding sequence ATGTCTGATCAAACATCACAACTATTCGGAGATCTTGGCGTTGAATCTGCGCCGATAGAAAAGGTTGAAAAAAAAGAAGGTTCCGGTGTAAAAAAGAAAAGCAAAAAGAAGGTATACCGTTCTATTCCTGTTGGAGCTGTGCATATCAAAGCAACATTCAATAATACGATAGTCACTGTGACCGATGCGCATGGCAATGTGCTTGGCTGGGCTTCAGCGGGCGGTTGTGGTTTCCGAGGGCCCAAAAAGGCCACACCCTATGCTGCAAGCGTGATTGTTAAGCAGGTTATGGAACGCGTAAAACCCTATGGACTCACTGATGCTTCAGTATTTGTAAAAGGTGTCGGCTCTGGCAGAGAAGCGGCCGTTCGTGCATTGAATGCCAACGGTATCAATGTTATTGCACTCAAAGATGTAACTCCTATTCCTCATAATGGATGCCGCGCTCCTCGCGTACGAAGAGTCTAG